A part of Mycolicibacterium sp. TUM20985 genomic DNA contains:
- a CDS encoding Fur family transcriptional regulator, which produces MSGTAIRSTRQRTAISALLENVDEFRSAQELHDELRRRGEGIGLTTVYRTLQAMASAGLLDTLRTDTGESVYRRCSQHHHHHLVCRACGSTVEVEGGAAEAWAAEVAAQHGFSDVSHTIEIFGVCGDCALG; this is translated from the coding sequence ATGAGCGGCACCGCGATCCGCTCCACGCGGCAGCGCACCGCCATCTCCGCACTGCTGGAGAACGTCGACGAATTCCGGTCCGCCCAGGAACTTCACGACGAACTGCGCCGCCGTGGCGAGGGCATCGGCCTGACCACCGTGTATCGCACGCTCCAGGCGATGGCATCGGCCGGGCTGCTGGACACCTTGCGGACCGACACCGGCGAATCGGTCTACCGCCGCTGTTCGCAACACCACCATCATCACCTGGTGTGCCGGGCCTGCGGTTCCACCGTCGAGGTGGAGGGCGGAGCCGCGGAGGCCTGGGCCGCCGAAGTCGCTGCCCAGCACGGCTTTTCCGACGTCAGCCACACCATCGAGATCTTCGGGGTGTGCGGTGACTGCGCGCTCGGCTGA
- a CDS encoding ArsR/SmtB family transcription factor, translated as MKTISNVAAVAHADDVLETAGDLLRALAAPVRIAIVLQLRESSRCVHELVDALALPQPLVSQHLRILKSAGVVAGERTGREVRYRLVDDHLSDIVLAAIAHAGESTADEPR; from the coding sequence ATGAAAACGATTTCCAATGTGGCTGCGGTGGCACACGCCGATGACGTCCTCGAGACCGCCGGTGACCTCCTGCGTGCGCTGGCCGCCCCGGTCCGCATCGCGATCGTGCTTCAGCTTCGTGAATCATCTAGATGCGTTCACGAACTCGTCGATGCGCTCGCCCTGCCGCAGCCGCTGGTCAGCCAACACCTGCGCATCCTGAAGTCTGCGGGAGTCGTCGCCGGGGAGCGCACCGGCCGCGAAGTGCGCTACCGACTCGTCGACGATCACCTCAGCGACATCGTGCTGGCGGCCATCGCCCACGCCGGCGAGTCCACCGCCGACGAGCCACGATGA
- a CDS encoding glycine--tRNA ligase gives MASIIDTIANLAKRRGFVYQSGEIYGGTKSAWDYGPLGVEFKENIKRQWWRSVVTARDDVVGLDSAIILPREVWVASGHVEVFNDPLVECLNCHKRHRQDHMQEAYALKKGLDDPDAVAMTEIVCPDCGTKGQWTEPRDFNMMLKTYLGPIETEEGMHYLRPETAQGIFVNFANVVTTSRRKPPFGIGQIGKSFRNEITPGNFIFRTREFEQMEMEFFVEPSTAKEWHQYWIDTRLQWYVDLGIDADNLRLYEHPKEKLSHYSDRTVDIEYKFGFSGNPWGELEGVANRTDFDLSTHSKHSGTDLSFYEQATDTRFTPYVIEPAAGLTRSLMAFLVDSYHEDEAPNAKGGVDKRTVLKLDPRLAPVKAAVLPLSRNADLSPKAKDLAAELRKSWNVEFDDAGAIGRRYRRQDEIGTPYCVTLDFDSLEDHAVTIRERDAMTQERVAIDAVSDYLAGRLKGC, from the coding sequence GTGGCCTCCATCATCGACACCATCGCCAATCTCGCGAAACGCCGTGGCTTCGTCTACCAGTCGGGGGAGATCTACGGTGGCACCAAGTCGGCGTGGGACTACGGGCCACTGGGCGTCGAGTTCAAGGAGAACATCAAGCGGCAGTGGTGGCGGTCGGTGGTCACCGCCCGTGACGACGTCGTCGGCCTCGACAGCGCGATCATCCTGCCGCGCGAGGTGTGGGTGGCCTCCGGACACGTCGAGGTGTTCAACGACCCGCTGGTCGAGTGCCTGAACTGCCACAAGCGCCACCGGCAGGACCACATGCAGGAGGCATACGCACTCAAGAAGGGCCTCGACGATCCCGACGCGGTCGCGATGACGGAGATCGTCTGCCCGGACTGCGGCACAAAGGGGCAGTGGACCGAGCCGCGCGACTTCAACATGATGCTGAAGACCTATCTCGGACCGATCGAGACCGAAGAGGGCATGCACTACCTGCGCCCGGAGACGGCGCAGGGCATCTTCGTCAACTTCGCGAACGTCGTGACCACGTCGCGTCGCAAGCCGCCGTTCGGAATCGGCCAGATCGGCAAGAGCTTTCGCAACGAGATCACCCCCGGCAACTTCATCTTCCGCACCCGCGAGTTCGAGCAGATGGAGATGGAGTTCTTCGTCGAGCCCTCCACCGCCAAGGAATGGCACCAGTACTGGATCGACACCCGACTGCAGTGGTACGTCGACCTTGGCATCGATGCCGACAATCTTCGGCTGTACGAGCATCCGAAGGAGAAGCTGTCGCACTACTCCGACCGCACGGTCGACATCGAGTACAAGTTCGGCTTCTCGGGCAACCCGTGGGGTGAGCTCGAGGGCGTAGCCAATCGGACTGACTTCGACTTGTCAACGCACTCAAAGCATTCCGGCACCGACTTGTCGTTCTACGAGCAGGCGACCGATACCCGGTTCACGCCGTACGTCATCGAGCCCGCAGCCGGTCTGACGCGGTCGCTGATGGCGTTCCTGGTCGACTCGTATCACGAAGACGAGGCGCCCAACGCCAAGGGCGGCGTCGACAAGCGCACCGTGCTGAAGCTGGATCCGCGGCTCGCGCCGGTCAAGGCCGCCGTGCTGCCGCTGTCGCGCAATGCCGACCTGTCACCCAAGGCCAAGGATCTGGCTGCAGAGCTTCGCAAGTCGTGGAACGTCGAGTTCGACGATGCGGGCGCGATCGGTCGGCGGTACCGCAGGCAGGACGAGATCGGCACGCCGTACTGCGTGACGCTGGACTTCGATTCGCTGGAAGACCACGCGGTGACCATCCGCGAGCGCGACGCGATGACCCAGGAGCGGGTGGCGATCGACGCGGTCTCCGACTACCTGGCCGGCCGCCTCAAGGGCTGCTAA